Proteins found in one Anopheles aquasalis chromosome 3, idAnoAquaMG_Q_19, whole genome shotgun sequence genomic segment:
- the LOC126575831 gene encoding THO complex subunit 5 homolog isoform X1 encodes MVNKIDGFERETAADKKRRKTTSTDLSEGSASLVTVGKDDVYMNTIAFEKQEANNRSSVNDMHIFNAVSAELKDLFSEVAGLKMEKTEETTSQIREKRVNGSLALVLLKKLNRLDKVRIRDGRTALHQEKLRVDSNRLQLQNLLYEEEHLKREIQQCYLFKSQDEEIDLVPEYEFYQNAPEAVSRPTKTQYDDHAKRIARLEWELQQRKELDSHLKELQTLKETIENDIVAKSTRLHSLGPRLRELIVATRPLQEALQMPFEKGWEIQKTVRLLAPPLYLLYTNMIAYSETCDNLLSTMIHGDEEEAKQMESLLQFEFSSHHRIDSCNNRDRADSDNDENDQDPERGVKKRHRGQPKTNLAEQRRENLLTVHPLCVTVTVRAKAGIFSVSEKLPGLAITFYYLPNIDIVTINCSLTDLTIAGTATGDILSMDTILSELFSNDTGLESPNPKTNYQLNEIIEDADLFITLLKERGLGKPYRWAQELCGLEFISAPNNRSLTQSSGTLLKTDYSKKTIPSILRKIRTRWEARIQLYKQIYELESKLIDTSINNEHDHPIRISSTLLQWISISFEDYLASGVSLKFLEDGIAFARDLFFRAIVVRGSAKLESYICIPCCYPETSPIWSFSLNWNGKHTAVRDSSVREMEYWCNSTSTIDNMPLMLPTQLKRAMSCLDIYLETEGPYYTPGEFKHDKSFLKPFRGRPRARPFRIAPNGSNSLFTQI; translated from the exons ATGGTGAATAAGATAGACGGATTTGAACGAGAAACTGCGGCGGATAAGAAGCGTCGTAAGACAACATCTACTGATTTGTCTGAAGGATCTGCATCTTTAGTCACAGTGGGCAAAGATGATGTATACATG AATACGATTGCTTTTGAAAAGCAGGAAGCAAATAATCGTTCGTCCGTGAACGACATGCATATTTTCAATGCTGTAAGTGCCGAACTGAAGGATCTTTTCTCGGAGGTTGCCGgactgaaaatggaaaaaactGAAGAAACCACTTCTCAAATAAGAGAAAAACGTGTCAATGGGTCGCTTGCATTGGTGTTactaaaaaaattaaaccgACTGGATAAAGTTCGCATTCGAGATGGGCGGACTGCTTTGCACCAAGAGAAATTACGAGTGGATAGCAATCGTCTGCAGTTGCAAAATCTTCTATACGAAGAAGAACATTTAAAAAGAGAAATTCAGCAATGCTATCTCTTTAAAAGCCAGGATGAAGAGATAGATCTTGTTCCAGAGTATGAGTTTTATCAAAACGCACCAGAGGCGGTTTCTCGACCAACAAAGACTCAATATGATGATCACGCAAAGCGAATAGCTCGTCTGGAATGGGAGCTACAGCAACGCAAAGAGCTGGATTCTCATTTAAAAGAGTTGCAAACTTTGAAAGAAACCATAGAGAATGATATTGTTGCCAAATCCACACGCCTTCACTCCCTTGGTCCACGTTTGCGTGAATTAATTGTAGCCACAAGACCATTACAGGAAGCACTCCAGATGCCATTTGAAAAAGGTTGGGAAATACAGAAAACTGTCCGGCTATTGGCTCCGCCTCTATACCTATTGTATACAAATATGATCGCCTACAGTGAGACATGCG ACAATCTGCTATCAACAATGATTCATGGTgacgaagaggaagccaagcaAATGGAGTCATTGCTTCAGTTTGAATTTAGCAGTCACCACCGAATCGACTCCTGCAACAATCGTGACCGAGCCGATTCCGATAATGATGAAAACGACCAGGATCCGGAGAGGGGAGTGAAAAAGCGCCATCGTGgccaaccgaaaaccaaccTAGCAGAACAAAGACGAGAAAACCTATTAACTGTACACCCGTTATGTGTGACAGTAACAGTGCGTGCAAAAGCGGGGATCTTTTCTGTTTCTGAGAAACTCCCTGGACTTGCCATCACGTTTTATTATCTGCCCAATATTGATATTGTTACAATTAACTGTTCGCTCACTGATTTGACAATTGCTGGAACTGCCACAGGCGATATTCTATCGATGGATACAATACTAAGCGAGTTATTTTCCAACGATACCGGTTTAGAAAGCCCTAATCCCAAGACAAACTATCAGCTTAATGAAATAATAGAAGACGCGGATCTGTTTATTACTCTTTTGAAAGAAAGGGGATTGGGTAAACCGTATCGTTGGGCACAAGAACTCTGTGGCTTAGAATTTATATCCGCTCCAAACAACAGATCACTTACGCAATCTTCTGGAACACTCTTAAAAACAGATTatagcaaaaaaacaataccTTCAATTTTACGAAAAATTCGCACGCGATGGGAAGCGCGGATTCAACTTTACAAACAAATTTACGAGTTGGAAAGCAAATTGATTGATACTTCTATAAACAATGAGCATGACCATCCAATACGCATATCCAGCACCCTTCTCCAGTGGATTTCTATATCCTTCGAAGATTACCTTGCATCAGGCGTTTCTTTAAAGTTCTTGGAAGATGGAATAGCATTTGCTAGAGATTTATTCTTTAGAGCAATTGTAGTAAGAGGATCGGCGAAACTGGAAAGCTACATTTGCATTCCCTGCTGCTACCCTGAAACGTCACCAATTTGGTCTTTTTCGCTAAACTGGAACGGTAAGCACACTGCTGTTCGCGACAGTTCTGTACGG GAAATGGAATACTGGTGCAACAGTACATCTACTATCGACAATATGCCATTGATGTTACCGACGCAGCTAAAACGCGCCATGTCATGTTTGGATATTTATCTAGAAACCGAAGGGCCATATTACACACCTGGTGAATTTAAACATGATAAGAGCTTTCTTAAGCCCTTCCGAGGTCGACCTCGAGCGAGACCTTTCCGTATCGCACCGAATGGAAGCAATTCGTTATTTACGCAAATCTAA
- the LOC126575831 gene encoding transmembrane emp24 domain-containing protein 2 isoform X2: MSCQILSNSHQTWREMSRTNLMMNNKFYVQSILLLFLLSIVQINGYFITVDPHTEECFFDRAEAGTKLGLMFETVEGGFLDIEVRISGPDQKVIYQGEKESSGKYTFSAYETGVYHYCFSNKMSTLTPKVVMFSMEIGEAPKGTVGAVNEGEAGHTKLEDMIRELSGTLTSIKHEQDYMHVRDRIHRSINESTNARVVMWSFFEAIVLIVMTVGQVYYLKRFFEVKRVV; this comes from the exons ATGAGCTGTCAAATACTGTCGAATTCTCATCAAACGTGGCGTGAAATGAGTCGCACCAATCTCATGATGAATAATAAGTTCTATGTTCAAAGCATTTTGCTACTGTTTTTGCTTAGTATAGTGCAAATCAATGGCTATTTTATCACTGTCGATCCGCATACTGAGGAGTGTTTCTTCGACCGGGCTGAAGCTGGAACCAAGCTTG GGCTTATGTTTGAAACGGTAGAAGGTGGATTTTTAGATATTGAAGTACGTATCAGTGGGCCCGATCAAAAAGTGATATACCAGGGAGAAAAGGAATCTTCTGGAAAATACACATTCTCCGCATATGAGACCGGTGTCTATCATTACTGTTTTAGCAACAAAATGTCCACGCTTACGCCAAAGG TGGTAATGTTTTCCATGGAAATTGGCGAAGCCCCGAAGGGAACAGTAGGAGCAGTAAACGAAGGTGAGGCTGGCCATACAAAACTGGAGGACATGATTCGCGAATTATCTGGAACGCTGACCAGTATCAAACACGAACAGGATTACATGCAT GTACGAGATCGgattcatcgatcgatcaacgaaAGCACCAATGCTCGTGTGGTGATGTGGTCTTTCTTCGAGGCAATCGTTCTTATAGTTATGACTGTTGGTCAGGTTTACTATCTTAAGCGGTTCTTTGAGGTAAAACGTGTGGTTTGA